A DNA window from Allokutzneria albata contains the following coding sequences:
- a CDS encoding acyl-CoA desaturase produces the protein MTMTPVKTPPGPKPLLEGTPAAHLAVRLFVLIPPTLAFLVAAPLAWGWGLGWVDVALFVLFWVVAGLGITIGYHRHFTHGSFKAKRGLKIALALCGHLAVQGEVTAWVADHRRHHAFSDKEGDPHSPWAYGTTPAALAKGFWHAHMGWMFNNEVTNAERFAPDLLADKDIQRIDKLLPYLTAASFLLPALLGGLLTWSWWGALTAFFWAGLVRIAFLHHVTWSVNSICHLIGERPFKSKDKAANVWPLAIFSFGESWHNLHHSDPTCARHGVLRGQIDISARTIWLFEKLGWVWDVRWPTERRLARLRG, from the coding sequence ATGACGATGACCCCGGTCAAGACACCGCCCGGCCCGAAGCCGCTGCTGGAGGGCACTCCGGCCGCCCACCTCGCGGTGCGGCTGTTCGTGTTGATCCCGCCGACGCTGGCCTTCCTGGTCGCCGCGCCGCTGGCATGGGGCTGGGGCCTCGGCTGGGTGGACGTGGCGCTGTTCGTGCTGTTCTGGGTGGTCGCCGGGCTCGGCATCACCATCGGCTACCACCGCCACTTCACCCACGGCTCGTTCAAGGCCAAGCGCGGCCTCAAGATCGCGTTGGCGCTGTGCGGCCACCTCGCGGTGCAGGGTGAGGTGACCGCGTGGGTCGCCGACCACCGCAGGCACCACGCGTTCTCCGACAAGGAGGGCGACCCGCACTCGCCGTGGGCCTACGGCACCACGCCCGCCGCGCTGGCGAAGGGCTTCTGGCACGCGCACATGGGCTGGATGTTCAACAACGAGGTCACCAACGCGGAGCGCTTCGCCCCCGATCTGTTGGCCGACAAGGACATCCAGCGCATCGACAAGCTGCTGCCGTACCTCACCGCCGCGAGCTTCCTGCTGCCCGCGCTGCTCGGCGGCCTGCTGACCTGGTCGTGGTGGGGCGCGCTCACCGCGTTCTTCTGGGCCGGCCTGGTCCGGATCGCGTTCCTGCACCACGTCACGTGGTCGGTGAACTCGATCTGCCACCTCATCGGCGAGCGGCCGTTCAAGTCCAAGGACAAGGCCGCCAACGTGTGGCCCCTGGCGATCTTCTCCTTCGGCGAGTCCTGGCACAACCTGCACCACTCCGACCCCACCTGCGCCCGGCACGGCGTGCTGCGCGGGCAGATCGACATCTCCGCGCGGACGATCTGGCTCTTCGAGAAGCTGGGCTGGGTGTGGGACGTGCGCTGGCCGACCGAGCGCAGGCTGGCCAGGCTGCGCGGCTGA
- a CDS encoding TetR/AcrR family transcriptional regulator — protein MTRLEASRRREQIVAAAHQVLVEQGVRAATTRRIAAEAGVTVGLIHYHFATKDELFGEVLARSTATLVEAVRTTSTEGSSLQECVRDLLERAVRRAGVLLGQLQLTISVMRSPELAPLATAKYREVVTALAQRFRTTPNPPADPEALALAFLTVADGLVVLTSALPEARGLVAAAEHTILSGVAPAPRI, from the coding sequence GTGACGCGGTTGGAAGCCTCGCGACGGCGCGAGCAGATCGTGGCCGCGGCGCACCAGGTGCTCGTCGAGCAGGGCGTGCGGGCCGCGACCACCAGGCGCATCGCGGCCGAGGCCGGGGTCACCGTCGGGCTGATCCACTACCACTTCGCCACCAAGGACGAGTTGTTCGGCGAGGTGCTGGCCCGCTCGACCGCGACGCTGGTGGAGGCGGTGCGCACCACCTCCACCGAGGGCAGCAGCCTCCAGGAGTGCGTGCGGGACCTGCTGGAGCGCGCCGTGCGCCGCGCCGGGGTGCTGCTCGGGCAGCTGCAGCTGACGATCTCGGTGATGCGCAGCCCGGAGCTGGCGCCGCTGGCCACCGCGAAGTACCGCGAAGTGGTGACCGCGCTCGCCCAGCGGTTCCGGACGACGCCGAACCCTCCCGCCGATCCCGAGGCGCTGGCGCTGGCGTTCCTGACCGTGGCCGACGGCCTCGTGGTGCTCACTTCGGCGCTGCCGGAGGCACGCGGGTTGGTGGCCGCAGCGGAGCACACGATTCTCTCCGGCGTCGCCCCGGCTCCCAGGATTTAA
- a CDS encoding phosphatidylserine decarboxylase codes for METRLLAFPARVFDDSFSDPLHHVDHPCENRKLRVMAQSLESWIESDVRPFEDKSLSYLSQYHFFRDPTRPVFGDPGLFFSPADGILLYQGVVKADEPVMEIKGVPYTPRAALREPDFDRPSLVIGIFMTFFDVHVNRIPYSGRLSWRVVEPIDTLNHPMLAMEQDLLTELRIDPDRAGYLHHNQRVVNRIDVPALRQSYYVLQIADHDVDAITPFGLRQHRPVFQGRRFSQIRYGSQVELVIPLSERVDFVPLQRTGTHVQAGVDPLVRVRFPDHEQEGGTAA; via the coding sequence GTGGAAACCCGGCTCCTTGCGTTTCCCGCGCGCGTATTTGACGATTCCTTCAGTGACCCCCTGCACCACGTTGATCATCCCTGTGAAAACCGGAAGCTGCGTGTGATGGCCCAATCCCTGGAGTCGTGGATCGAATCCGACGTCCGGCCCTTCGAGGACAAATCGCTGTCGTATTTGTCTCAATATCATTTCTTTCGTGATCCGACAAGGCCGGTGTTCGGCGACCCCGGCCTGTTCTTCTCCCCGGCCGATGGCATCCTGCTCTACCAGGGCGTCGTCAAGGCGGACGAGCCGGTCATGGAGATCAAGGGCGTGCCGTACACGCCGCGCGCGGCGTTACGCGAGCCTGATTTCGACCGGCCCAGCCTCGTCATCGGGATCTTCATGACGTTTTTCGACGTCCACGTCAACAGAATTCCTTATTCTGGAAGGCTGTCCTGGCGCGTGGTCGAGCCGATCGACACGCTCAACCATCCGATGCTGGCGATGGAGCAGGACCTGTTGACGGAGTTGCGCATCGATCCGGACCGGGCCGGATACCTGCATCACAACCAGCGCGTGGTGAACAGGATCGACGTGCCCGCGCTGCGCCAGTCCTACTACGTGCTGCAGATCGCCGACCACGACGTCGACGCCATCACCCCGTTCGGCCTGCGCCAGCACCGGCCGGTCTTCCAGGGGCGACGGTTCTCCCAGATCCGCTACGGCTCCCAGGTGGAGCTGGTGATCCCGCTGTCGGAGCGCGTGGACTTCGTGCCGCTGCAGCGGACCGGGACGCACGTGCAGGCCGGGGTCGACCCCCTGGTCCGCGTGCGCTTCCCCGACCACGAGCAGGAAGGAGGCACAGCGGCATGA
- a CDS encoding amidinotransferase has translation MIAVVPPQPSLDPWEPALLPANPSQLTRPAFLMNAPFSWPVPRAQPAARVPRPRRAFAQFFELYHLVAAEALVSVLPTPGPAGLPDLVFTANLGVVLEHRRERDTVVIANQADELRRAEAAVGADFFRAMGYRTHVPAGRFGGEADLKHLRGNVYAGGHGRFSDAGTYDWMERAFDMKVVRLALTDPEFTRLDQAVFPLTKEKTLVCTELFERAELAELERHTEIVQVSVEDCRAGACGSVRLHNLWLNSSHVHDLRAGTEEYHREVAKNRRIEDIASTLAFEVNYVNLSEYRDHGVQLSAMLLHLNRFSYAFQLL, from the coding sequence ATGATCGCCGTTGTCCCGCCCCAGCCCTCCCTGGACCCGTGGGAGCCCGCGTTGCTCCCGGCCAACCCCAGTCAGCTGACCAGGCCCGCGTTCCTGATGAACGCGCCGTTCTCCTGGCCGGTGCCCAGGGCGCAGCCCGCGGCCCGGGTGCCTCGGCCGCGCCGGGCGTTCGCGCAGTTCTTCGAGCTCTACCACCTGGTCGCGGCCGAGGCGCTGGTGTCGGTGCTGCCGACCCCGGGGCCGGCCGGGCTGCCCGACCTGGTCTTCACCGCGAACCTCGGCGTGGTGCTCGAACACCGCAGGGAACGCGACACGGTGGTCATCGCCAACCAGGCCGACGAGCTCCGGCGCGCGGAGGCGGCCGTGGGGGCCGACTTCTTCCGCGCCATGGGCTACCGCACGCACGTGCCGGCAGGGCGCTTCGGCGGTGAGGCGGACCTGAAACACCTGCGCGGCAACGTCTACGCCGGTGGGCACGGCAGGTTCTCCGATGCCGGGACCTACGACTGGATGGAACGCGCCTTCGACATGAAGGTGGTCCGGCTGGCGCTGACCGATCCCGAGTTCACCCGCCTCGACCAGGCGGTTTTCCCGCTCACCAAGGAAAAGACGCTGGTGTGCACCGAGCTGTTCGAGCGGGCGGAGCTCGCGGAGCTGGAGCGGCACACCGAGATCGTCCAGGTGTCCGTCGAGGACTGCCGGGCCGGCGCGTGCGGCTCGGTCCGGCTGCACAACCTCTGGCTGAACTCCTCGCACGTGCACGACCTGCGGGCGGGAACCGAGGAGTACCACCGGGAAGTCGCCAAGAACCGGCGCATCGAGGACATCGCGTCCACGCTGGCCTTCGAGGTGAACTACGTGAACCTCTCCGAGTACCGCGACCACGGTGTGCAGCTGTCGGCCATGCTGCTGCACCTCAACCGGTTCTCGTACGCCTTCCAGCTGTTGTGA
- a CDS encoding DUF885 domain-containing protein, translated as MTDLRTLLDSFVEWHLDAYPVRATLLGATGREDTLGDQSAAAWTRRDAETRAWLDRFAAVGDAGLSLDDSVDRDLVLSTLRGEVILADEPEWRRDPGVYVGPILSGLFTLFLHRLRPEADLVASAVARLREVPGVLAAAKANLDASISPALVVKRALGQARSARAFLTTALPGEVSDESLRRGLVEAAGPAADAFDEFATWLAEFAERAKGDWRLGERKYSALLRERELLGYGATELHERGKAVYAELDAEMRELATKVPGGSEDWHAVMAALQNDHPPTLEAMREEYAAETERARRFLIDNDLVPFAEGEQCRVVPSPGFQRPILSVAFYIAPPPLTTSRLGHFFVPFTPEEFTEEQVRQRLATNARAQMPTIAVHEAYPGHHWHLSWMAGGERTVRKLFRTPYFSEGWALYAERLLNENGYFADPAHELAHLDARIFRAARIVVDTALHCGEMSIEEAEQHMATKASLTPGTAVGEVNRYCAWPTQAPSYLTGSLEIEKIRADYLAAGRGDVRSFNATIAGSGALPLGLARRVALGG; from the coding sequence GTGACCGATCTCCGAACCCTCCTTGACTCCTTCGTCGAGTGGCACCTGGACGCCTACCCGGTCCGCGCCACACTGCTGGGCGCCACCGGTCGCGAGGACACCCTCGGCGACCAGTCCGCCGCCGCGTGGACCCGCCGCGACGCCGAGACCCGCGCGTGGCTGGACCGCTTCGCCGCGGTCGGGGACGCCGGACTGTCCCTCGACGACTCCGTCGACCGCGACCTGGTGCTGTCGACGCTGCGCGGTGAGGTGATCCTCGCCGACGAACCCGAGTGGCGCCGCGATCCCGGTGTCTACGTCGGGCCGATCCTGTCCGGGCTGTTCACCCTGTTCCTGCACCGGCTGCGCCCCGAGGCCGACCTGGTCGCCTCCGCCGTGGCGCGGCTGCGCGAGGTCCCGGGAGTGCTCGCCGCGGCCAAGGCGAACCTGGACGCGTCGATCTCCCCCGCGCTGGTCGTGAAGCGCGCGCTCGGCCAGGCGCGCAGCGCACGGGCCTTCCTCACCACCGCCCTGCCCGGCGAGGTCTCCGACGAGTCGCTGCGCCGCGGGCTCGTCGAGGCCGCCGGGCCCGCCGCCGACGCGTTCGACGAGTTCGCCACCTGGCTGGCCGAGTTCGCCGAGCGCGCCAAGGGCGACTGGCGGCTCGGCGAGCGGAAGTACTCGGCCCTGCTGCGCGAGCGCGAGCTGCTGGGCTACGGCGCGACCGAGCTGCACGAGCGCGGCAAGGCCGTCTACGCCGAACTCGACGCGGAGATGCGCGAGCTGGCGACGAAGGTGCCCGGCGGTTCGGAGGACTGGCACGCGGTGATGGCCGCACTGCAGAACGACCACCCGCCGACGCTGGAGGCGATGCGGGAGGAGTACGCGGCCGAGACCGAGCGCGCGCGGCGGTTCCTGATCGACAACGACCTGGTGCCCTTCGCCGAGGGCGAGCAGTGCCGCGTGGTGCCCTCCCCCGGTTTCCAGCGGCCGATCCTGTCGGTGGCCTTCTACATCGCCCCGCCGCCGCTGACCACCTCGCGGCTGGGCCACTTCTTCGTGCCGTTCACGCCGGAGGAGTTCACCGAGGAGCAGGTGCGCCAGCGGCTGGCCACCAACGCGCGGGCGCAGATGCCGACCATCGCGGTGCACGAGGCCTACCCCGGCCACCACTGGCACCTGTCGTGGATGGCGGGCGGTGAGCGCACCGTGCGCAAGCTGTTCCGCACCCCGTACTTCTCCGAGGGCTGGGCGCTCTACGCGGAGCGGCTGCTCAACGAGAACGGGTACTTCGCCGACCCCGCGCACGAGCTGGCGCACCTGGACGCGCGGATCTTCCGCGCCGCCCGGATCGTGGTGGACACCGCGCTGCACTGCGGGGAGATGAGCATCGAGGAGGCCGAGCAGCACATGGCCACGAAGGCCTCGCTCACGCCGGGCACCGCGGTCGGCGAGGTCAACCGGTACTGCGCGTGGCCGACGCAGGCCCCGTCGTACCTGACCGGCAGCCTGGAGATCGAGAAGATCCGCGCGGACTACCTCGCCGCGGGGCGGGGCGACGTGCGGTCGTTCAACGCCACGATCGCCGGCTCGGGCGCGCTGCCGCTGGGGCTGGCGCGCCGGGTGGCCCTCGGCGGCTGA
- a CDS encoding ATP-grasp domain-containing protein — translation MSPRVLLASCAELPESDGDDTPLPAVLAEVGIKAEWVPWDSIGEPALMLEPASGSSVDLVVLRSTWDYPLRRDEFLAWCDGVPELANRADLVRWNTDKAYMADLASTGLPVVPTRLLPPGAELESYDTEIVLKPAVGAGSQGAGRFLPDERERAVAHVAALHAQGRTVVLQPYQPAVDDEGETALVFFGGRYSHGFLKGPMLPRGEVEMSALFVDERLAPVVPDAARRALAEDALDAACGLHGIERSDLLYARVDVLTGTGGAPVLLELELAEPSLGFRQADPGAPLRFASAVRAELARR, via the coding sequence ATGAGCCCACGCGTTCTGCTGGCCTCGTGCGCGGAGCTGCCGGAGAGCGACGGTGACGACACGCCGTTGCCCGCGGTGCTCGCCGAGGTCGGGATCAAGGCGGAGTGGGTGCCGTGGGACTCGATCGGTGAACCTGCGCTGATGCTCGAACCCGCGAGCGGTTCTTCGGTGGACCTCGTGGTACTCCGTTCCACTTGGGACTACCCCCTGCGCCGCGACGAGTTCCTGGCGTGGTGCGACGGTGTCCCCGAGCTGGCGAACCGCGCCGACCTCGTCCGGTGGAACACCGACAAGGCGTACATGGCGGACCTCGCGTCCACCGGCCTGCCGGTGGTTCCGACGCGGTTGCTGCCACCCGGCGCGGAGCTGGAGTCCTACGACACCGAGATCGTCTTGAAGCCCGCCGTGGGCGCGGGTTCGCAGGGGGCGGGCCGATTCCTGCCGGACGAGCGCGAGCGCGCGGTGGCACACGTCGCCGCGCTGCACGCTCAGGGTCGCACCGTGGTTCTCCAGCCTTATCAACCTGCGGTGGACGACGAGGGGGAGACGGCGCTCGTCTTCTTCGGCGGTCGGTACTCGCACGGGTTCCTGAAGGGGCCCATGCTCCCGCGTGGCGAGGTCGAGATGTCCGCGTTGTTCGTGGACGAGCGGCTCGCGCCGGTGGTCCCGGACGCGGCCCGGCGCGCGCTCGCCGAGGACGCGCTGGACGCGGCGTGCGGGTTGCACGGCATCGAGCGCTCGGACCTCCTGTACGCGCGAGTGGACGTCCTGACCGGGACGGGCGGCGCCCCGGTGCTGCTCGAACTGGAGCTGGCGGAGCCTTCGCTGGGCTTCCGCCAGGCCGATCCGGGCGCGCCGTTGCGGTTCGCCTCCGCCGTCCGGGCGGAGTTGGCGCGCCGCTGA
- a CDS encoding GbsR/MarR family transcriptional regulator — translation MITKMRTEAQGDAVSDTSRVGGRQPSDWIESFAARFEAQEGMPLIAGRILAFLLICDPVERTAAELGAALSASSGSISTNVRLLLARGLISKTTRRGREAAVYQVREDAWANVMLRRLESVAEVSELTTGGLRMLSGQGDRADRIRKVDEFYSWLSGELSQLRGRWEAHSRRR, via the coding sequence GTGATCACTAAGATGCGCACCGAAGCACAGGGGGATGCGGTGTCGGACACGAGCCGAGTGGGCGGTCGGCAGCCCTCGGACTGGATCGAGTCGTTCGCGGCGCGGTTCGAAGCGCAGGAAGGGATGCCGCTGATCGCGGGCCGCATCCTGGCGTTCCTGCTGATCTGCGATCCGGTGGAGCGCACCGCCGCCGAGCTCGGCGCGGCGCTGTCCGCGAGCAGCGGTTCGATCAGCACGAACGTCCGCCTGCTGCTGGCGCGCGGCCTGATCAGCAAGACCACGCGCCGCGGTCGCGAGGCGGCGGTCTACCAGGTGCGCGAGGACGCGTGGGCGAACGTGATGCTGCGCCGCCTGGAGTCGGTCGCCGAGGTCAGTGAGCTGACCACGGGCGGACTGCGCATGCTCAGCGGTCAGGGGGATCGCGCCGACCGCATCCGCAAGGTGGACGAGTTCTACTCGTGGCTCTCCGGCGAGCTCTCGCAGTTGCGGGGCCGTTGGGAAGCCCACTCCCGCCGCCGGTGA
- a CDS encoding TetR/AcrR family transcriptional regulator: MSTRTRILEATAELLANSPTGEVSTRAICQAAGVGQPVLYRQFGDKAGLLAAVVDYGFEQYLEAKRARVPSADPVADLREGWDGHIEFALAHKSFYRLMYSTSSTSAPTAGAEAFRLLERTLERCAAAGRLRVPPVVGARMVMSANVGVALMLITRPENFDDPELSHRVRDAVHARILSEPASAPSAIAPVAAHLNALLAASPSTALTEVETALLRDWLTRLAD; this comes from the coding sequence TTGAGCACTCGGACCCGCATCCTGGAGGCGACCGCCGAGCTGCTGGCGAACTCGCCGACCGGCGAGGTGTCCACGCGCGCGATCTGCCAGGCGGCCGGGGTCGGGCAACCCGTGCTGTACCGCCAGTTCGGCGACAAGGCGGGCCTGCTCGCCGCGGTGGTCGACTACGGCTTCGAGCAGTACCTGGAGGCCAAGCGAGCACGCGTGCCCTCCGCGGACCCGGTCGCCGACCTCCGCGAGGGGTGGGACGGCCACATCGAGTTCGCCTTGGCGCACAAGAGCTTCTACCGCCTCATGTACTCCACGTCGTCGACGTCGGCCCCCACCGCGGGCGCCGAGGCGTTCCGGCTGCTGGAGCGGACGCTGGAGCGGTGCGCGGCGGCCGGTCGCCTGCGCGTGCCCCCGGTCGTCGGGGCGCGCATGGTCATGTCCGCGAACGTCGGCGTGGCCCTGATGTTGATCACGCGGCCGGAGAACTTCGACGATCCCGAGCTGTCGCACCGGGTCCGCGACGCAGTGCACGCCCGCATCCTGTCCGAGCCGGCCTCGGCGCCGTCCGCGATCGCTCCGGTCGCCGCCCACCTCAACGCGCTCCTGGCCGCTTCCCCCTCGACCGCGCTGACCGAGGTCGAGACCGCGCTCCTCCGCGACTGGCTGACCCGCCTCGCCGACTAG
- a CDS encoding TetR/AcrR family transcriptional regulator — translation MADLRDRKRQRAREKIVEAAFALFAERGFADVTVTEIAERAEVGRTTFFRYFGDKQEVVFADEQGLLDEMTAHQRSLGMVSTKDVVVALRQLRPTVLALCEAITKDEKHYVVHEQLLERNPELHDRSVGKLQHYTETVEGVLIDRGTPREVAVLAAQLALGCFHAGRRLAGLDPTKLVGEVDAAFERVVGKR, via the coding sequence GTGGCCGACCTCCGGGACCGCAAGCGCCAGCGCGCGCGAGAGAAGATCGTCGAGGCCGCCTTCGCGCTGTTCGCGGAGCGGGGCTTCGCCGACGTGACCGTGACCGAGATCGCCGAGCGCGCCGAAGTGGGGCGGACGACGTTCTTCCGCTACTTCGGCGACAAGCAGGAGGTCGTCTTCGCCGACGAGCAGGGCTTGCTGGACGAGATGACCGCGCATCAGCGCTCACTCGGCATGGTGTCCACCAAGGACGTCGTCGTCGCACTGCGCCAGCTGCGCCCGACCGTGCTCGCGCTGTGCGAGGCGATCACCAAGGACGAGAAGCACTACGTGGTGCACGAGCAGCTGCTCGAACGGAACCCGGAGCTGCACGACCGCAGCGTCGGCAAGCTCCAGCACTACACCGAGACCGTCGAAGGCGTCCTGATCGACCGGGGAACACCGAGGGAGGTGGCGGTGCTCGCGGCCCAGCTGGCGCTCGGGTGCTTCCACGCGGGCCGCCGCCTCGCGGGCCTGGACCCCACCAAGCTCGTCGGCGAGGTCGATGCCGCCTTCGAGCGCGTGGTGGGCAAGCGTTGA